In Nocardioides dokdonensis FR1436, the following are encoded in one genomic region:
- a CDS encoding holo-ACP synthase, translating into MPVIGVGIDVCDIERFAESLERTPALRERLFTPAEATRPLASLAARFAAKEALAKALGAPIGMAWHDCEVVNESSGRPLLEIRGTVLARADALGVAHLHLSLSHDAGIASAVVVLEA; encoded by the coding sequence GTGCCCGTGATCGGCGTCGGCATCGACGTCTGCGACATCGAGCGGTTCGCCGAGTCCCTCGAGCGCACCCCCGCCCTGCGCGAACGCCTCTTCACCCCCGCCGAGGCCACCCGCCCGCTGGCGTCGCTGGCGGCCCGCTTCGCCGCCAAGGAGGCGCTGGCCAAGGCCCTCGGCGCGCCCATCGGGATGGCGTGGCACGACTGCGAGGTCGTCAACGAGTCCTCCGGCCGCCCGCTGCTCGAGATCCGCGGCACCGTGCTGGCCCGCGCCGACGCCCTCGGCGTCGCCCACCTGCACCTGTCGCTCTCCCACGACGCCGGCATCGCCTCCGCCGTGGTGGTCCTCGAGGCGTGA